From the genome of Methanoregula boonei 6A8:
AGTCCCGCTGCATTCATCCGGTCAAGCAGCGCAGGGATGTCAAAGACCTTCTCCGCGATCTCAGGGTCGGTGAGCGCAAGGGCTCGCGGCTCAGCGACGACATCCGTGAGCCCGGCATCAGAAAAGAGAGTGGCGAGATCCTTTCCCACCCGGCCCGATGCAAAACTGTCGCTCCAGAACCGGGTAAGTGCGGCTGCAGCGTGCCGGTTGTCCAGGGAGAGAGTGAGCGTGTCCCAGTCATTGTCAAAGGCAACGAGCGTCCCGCCCGGCTCAAGGACCCGCACGAGCTCCTGTACCACCCGGCCCGGGTTATGGAGGTGCTGGAGGACACGATCGATCCGGCATGCAGCAAACGTACTCTTCCGGAACGGGACGGACAGGAGGTCGCCCCGGACAAGGCAGCACCGGGCCCGGTGATCAGCGATCCGTTCTGCGGCGGTTGCAAGGAGCCGGGCGCTCGCGTCAAGGCCAATGAGCCTCGAATCCGGGGAGAGGAGCCCGGCAAGGGCCAATAGATCGTTTCCTGCACCGCAGCCGGCGTCAAGGACAAGGCCGGGGCGGGTACCGGCAAGGATCCGGAAACTCTCGTCTTTTACGCGCCTGAAGAATGGGATACCGGCAATCAGATCGAGGCAGCGGGTGCAGGCCGGGGTATCTGTCGATCCGTCCACGTCGCGAAAACCGGTGGCGAGGTACTGCTGCGGAGGCGGGGGAGGTGCGGTCATACGAATGGCTCAACAGGTTGTTGGGCGGGAGAAAATGTAGGTTTTACGCTGACCGGGGGATGTGCCCGTAGCCGCACCTGCCAGTCCCGCCCGGCCTCCCCCCGGGGGAACCGGGGAATTCGTGATTTCGCCATTATACAATCCCCGATCTGCTTGAAAACCCCGAATAGGGGTTTTCCGGGAAACGGCCCGCAATGCCCTTCCGGCAGCCGATCCGGGCACCGGACGACCAATCCAGTGTGTCATTTTTCGCGGCCAAAGAAAGCCCGCTATATTGCAGGTTTAAACGGCCTTTAATTCGGGTATTTTTTGAAAATACGCGATTATATCGGGATTTTCTATGGGCGTGGACAGCATTTCCTGTGGAGATACGATCCGGAATCCGGAAGAGGGGAATCGGGGTCTGAATTGGGCCCGGATTGGGACGAAAAAAGGTAGGTATTTTTTGGGAAATAGATATGCGAGGGTGCCCCCCCTGTGGGGTTTGCTCGGCCGCCTTGTCGGGGCCTCGCTTGGCGAGAGAGCAACAATGAGCCCTTCAATTCCACTATACGGATTATCCTGAAATTGCCGTGAAATGTATGAAACGGCGAAACAATTCCGGAATTAATGTGTGATAATCCACATATTCTGGATTGAGATAGAATCGAGTGGGTCTTGGTCTTTTCAGTACTTTATAAATCAAATCTCTATTATAGCGAGTTCTGTCTAGTATTCCAATGAAATAATCGGGGAATTCGTATTCTGAGTATATCCTGCTCAAATCGAGTGAACCGAGGACTTCTGAAAGTCCCATTGAGTAAGTCTTATCGAGAATAATTAATGTCGGAGAATTGTATCGTGGTTCAAACGGCTTGAAGTGATGACTGTATTCCTTGTATATCTTATTAAAGGTGTCATTTCTTTCACTGTCTTCAAAGAATCTCATTTTTGGTTTTTCTTCAAACATTAACTCTTCGTCTAATGGAAGACGGGGAGATACTACTTCAATAAAAATATCATGGCCACTTTGATTTATTTTAAAATCCGCCTTTGTCGAATTCTTCAAATTTGGGATTATATCTGGATCGATCAGGGGATCGTACCCACACTCTCTAAGATTATCATAAATTTCAATTTCAAGATAATGTGAAAAAAATGCGCCGACCAATTGTTGTCCAAAGGATTTTGTGCAATATTCAGGATATTTCGTCAACAAGCTTTCTAAAAAAGATAATTGACACGAGAATTGTTTGGATTCTCCAGAACCCAGAAGAACTTCATAGATTTTCGATTCGGAAATTTCATGTTTTCTTGATTTAGGGATCTCTCCTTTGAATTGATCAAAATGTAATTTCGATCTGGGTGTACATTGTGGAATTATTTTTTCCAAATGGGGATATTTCTTTAATGCCTCATTGATTACTGTCACAATTGGATCTTGGATTTCATCCAATGAGTGCTTTTTAGAGGAATCCATAAAAAAATTTTACATCTTAATCTGAGCCAGCGCATCAAACACATTCTTCCGGTACACTGCCGGGTCGAGCATGGGGTACTGCTCCTTTGCCTTTGTAATGTCCGGGCTGGTGCCGGTGGCAAGCGCGTCGAGCCGGTCGAGCGTCCGGGCCGCGGTGTCCAGCACCCAGAGGTCGCGGGTCTCCTTTTCCACGACCGTGATTGATTCTACCCGGACTGAGACAAGGTACGACCCGTCCGGCTTCTGGTACAGGTTGGGCTTTCCCGTAACCGAGACAAAGGCCGGTGTCTCGATCTTTGCGAGCTGCTGCATTGCCTCGGGCTGGTAGCTCCCCGCCATCACAAAGAACGTGCCGGTCGGGTCGATAACCCGGCCGCGGTAAAAGACGTTCTGCTCGCCCTGCCGGCTTTTCTCGGTCAGCGTCCCGGAGATAAAGATCCGGTTGGAGCGCTCACCCGTGGGGAGAAGGACAAAGGTCGGGCTCTTCTCGTCCTCGCCATCCTTGAACTGGTACCGGCACTCGCGCAGCTCGCTTGCAAAGACCCGGCGGGCCGGCTCGCGCTCGAAGCTGGCATCGCGGCGCCCTCCCATCTCCGGAGCAGTCGAACTCATGAGGCACCCCCGGCGCGGTTGAGGAGCTTTGCATGCTCCCCGCTCTCAAAGTGCATCTTCTCACAGGTGTTTACGAGCAGCCGGTTCTCGATCTCCCGGCCCTTGCACACCACGTACCGTCCCAGCACGCGGTCGCGCATCTGCAAAAAGACCTCGTCCATCCCGAGCGGGTTGTTCTCTGCGATCTCCTTTGCCTGGTCGAGTGTCATGCCGGTCAGTGGTTCCACCACGTCACGCTTGAGGAGGATGTTGTGCGTCTTTTCGCCATCATCCAGCCATCCCTTGATCCGGAGGTCGTACTCGAACCGGGGCTGGATCTCGTGGATCGGACAGTAGTTTTGCCGGGAGAGGGCACGGTTGCAGCCCGGGACCGGGCAGCGCTTAATGATCCCCGAGCCGGGCGCAATGTGGACAAGTGCCCCGCGGACCTCGGTGTCGCCACCGGTGACGGTGGCAATATCGCCTTCCTCCTGCATGATGGCCGCGCCCGTGATGTTGAGCGAGAGCCGTTCGTTGAACTCGTCGGCCTGCGCATAGAAGATCGAGTATACCGCGCCCACGGCAAGTTTCTCCTTTCCCTGCTCCTTCCAGATGATGAACTTCACCGTGCCGGTCTCGTCACCTATAAGGCCGGACTGGAGCATCCGGTCGTGGGTTGTGTCCCATTCCTGGACCACTTTCGCGCGGACGCTCCCGATGCCGGGGTGCAGGTCTTTTATGGCACAGGGTGCGGGGATGAGCGGGTCGGTCCGGTCAATTGCGGTGATCGTGGTCCCCGAATGCACCTTGAGATTGGGGATATTCTTGTACTCGTCTACCACGGCCGAGTCGAGGCGGTACCACGCGCCTTCGTCCATCTTTGGCGCATTGGACTTGGCCCAGACCACAAATCGGATTGCGCCCGATTCGTCGGCGAGGATCCCACTCTGGGCTATTGCCGGCGATGCGGGCGCGGAAAGGGAGACCACTTTGCCTTCGATGGTCACCCAGTCCCCGGGCCGGGCATCGGCGATCTTCTTCTCGCTTGTCGCCCCGCCAGCCGGGCCGGGAGTTCCTGGCACTCCCGCAGGGGTGATGTTGAACTCCTTATTCAGTTCGTTTGTCACGCTGCGCTCTGCTTCGGCCGGCTGGACACCGAACTCCTCGACAAGCCTGCGCAGCTTGCCTTCGATCTTCTGGCGGTCAATCTCGTGGCCGGTTTTTGCATACTTTCGGGAGATTCTCTCGGTTGCTTCGGAATAATCCATTTCTTACATCTCCAAGGGTAGATCGGAATTCATCTGTACTATATATCTGGTAGCGTGCGCTGTGAAAGTAAAGAGGCTTACCGAAATGTTACTAATTATCTCGCCGCGATGGTGAGGTTTATGAGCCGGTGCGGGGACTTTAGTATACTATGGCTGATTTAACCGCAGACTCTACGATCTACGATCTTCTCCAGGCAAAACCCGAAGCGACCGAAGCCCTCTTCAAGTTCGGCATGGGCTGCGTGGGCTGTGCAATCGCCCGCGGCGAGACCATCCGCGAGGCTGCAGAGGCTCACGGCATTCCTCTTGCTGAGCTCTTAAACGCGCTTGGGATCAAGGAATAATCTTCTTTTTCTGTTGTTTTTGGTACTGCACCAGCTCGTCGAGCGGGGCATCGGGATAGCGTTTGAGGTAGTCCGCGACCGCCGGCTCATGGATAAGGGTGCAGCGCGAGCAGCTCCAGACCTTCCCTCCGGAGGAACTCACAGACCAGTCGCCGAGCGCCTCGTTTTTGCACGGGTAGAACGGGCAGTAGCAGAAGTCGCAGCGCTGCCCGGGAAAATGGCAGGGGTAATAGGGGCAGTTGACCGGCGACCACTCCACCCAGTGCCCCCCCTCTAACCGGCTGTAAATAAAAAAGGCCGGTTCCTCGTTTTCCGCCCCACGTTCGTACCGGCGCAGGGCCTCGGGCACACCTTTGAGCACGGCTTCCCGCAGTCTCTGGCCGGGTTCCGTGATCCGCCCGGCGTACCGGTGCAGTTTTTCCCCTTCGCACGCGGCGATCACGGCATCGGTGGGAGTTCCCGAATCCCGGCCGGCCGCGATCAGGGCCTCGGCCTTTGCCTCGGTGGCAACCAGAATCATTTCGAGCAGCGCTGAATCCTCCATCCCCTCGCTGCTGTATACGATGATATTGATGGTCCCGGCCTCCTGCGGGGGATGCTCCCGGATGCCGGCGGTCACAAAGACCGTGACAAAATCGTACTGGAGCACGCAGAGGTGCCGGAGGGGAACGGCAGTAAGGAGGCCGAAAACACAAGGGCCGATACCGGCCGCAGCAGCGACCAGTTCGATCTCTTTTTTGGGGCTGTCGTGGCTCCAGTCGGCAGGCACCGTGTGGTTGAACAGGGTGGTGACATCCCGGATCCCTCCATCAATACCGGTACTCGCGGCGCGGAATGCACCGCGGACAAAAAGGGTTGAGTTCTTGGTATAATATCTCATGCCACGGAGTAGCGCATCCGGTCCTTGAGTTCCTGCTGTTTGCCGGAGTTCCAGCCGGAAACGTCCTGCAGGTACCCGGTCACGCGGCTGATCTGGACAACGTCATGGGATCCGCACTCGGGACAGACGGGCTTGCCGCAGAGCGGGCAGTACTCGATCCCGGAGATCATCTCGTGGGAGCAGTGGCAGTTGTCCAGCGGGCACATGATCTCTAACTTTGTCTCGCCGCAATTCGGGCAGGGGTTCTGGTCCACGATGAGGTGGCAGGTGTGGCACTTGTATTTTCGCTCGGATTCGGGGATATCTTCGAGCTTTTTGTATTTTTCCGCGGTTGTCCTTTGCTCCGTGCTCCAATCCATACTACTACATTGCAGAATTGCTTAATAAACTTTCAGGCCGTGCACTGAAGGTATTATCGCATTTAAATAGCAGGTCGGGGCGCAGGAAGGGATCGGGTCGCAAAAAAGCGGTATTTTATCGTTTCTGTCGCCTGCGGGCAGCTGCATAGGACTGCGCGGCAGCGGCCGGATCCGGGGCATCGTAGATGGACCGGCCCACGATGATGCCGTCTACGAGTTCAGCGATGGAGTCCACGCTCCCGCCCTGCGTCCCAACCCCCGGGGAGAGGATCTTCTTGTCGCCCACAAATCCCCGCAGGACCGCTACCCGGTCCGGCCGGGTGGCCGGCGCAATGATCCCGTCTGCACCTGCGATCACGGCATTTGCGGCAATCTGTTCCGCGATCCCGCCCGAGAAAAACTCTTTTCCCCCGGGGTGGCTCATCTCGGCTACCACGTAGCATTCGCCGTGGTGAGTCCGGGCCGAGGCAACACAGGCCTTGACCGAGTCCATGCCGCAAAAACCCTGGCAGATAATTGCCGAGAAACCGGCGAGAAAGACCTGGTCGCAGATGAGCTGGTTTGTGTTGGGGATGTCGGCCAC
Proteins encoded in this window:
- a CDS encoding nucleotide-binding protein: MDYSEATERISRKYAKTGHEIDRQKIEGKLRRLVEEFGVQPAEAERSVTNELNKEFNITPAGVPGTPGPAGGATSEKKIADARPGDWVTIEGKVVSLSAPASPAIAQSGILADESGAIRFVVWAKSNAPKMDEGAWYRLDSAVVDEYKNIPNLKVHSGTTITAIDRTDPLIPAPCAIKDLHPGIGSVRAKVVQEWDTTHDRMLQSGLIGDETGTVKFIIWKEQGKEKLAVGAVYSIFYAQADEFNERLSLNITGAAIMQEEGDIATVTGGDTEVRGALVHIAPGSGIIKRCPVPGCNRALSRQNYCPIHEIQPRFEYDLRIKGWLDDGEKTHNILLKRDVVEPLTGMTLDQAKEIAENNPLGMDEVFLQMRDRVLGRYVVCKGREIENRLLVNTCEKMHFESGEHAKLLNRAGGAS
- a CDS encoding RPA family protein codes for the protein MSSTAPEMGGRRDASFEREPARRVFASELRECRYQFKDGEDEKSPTFVLLPTGERSNRIFISGTLTEKSRQGEQNVFYRGRVIDPTGTFFVMAGSYQPEAMQQLAKIETPAFVSVTGKPNLYQKPDGSYLVSVRVESITVVEKETRDLWVLDTAARTLDRLDALATGTSPDITKAKEQYPMLDPAVYRKNVFDALAQIKM
- a CDS encoding class I SAM-dependent methyltransferase; its protein translation is MTAPPPPPQQYLATGFRDVDGSTDTPACTRCLDLIAGIPFFRRVKDESFRILAGTRPGLVLDAGCGAGNDLLALAGLLSPDSRLIGLDASARLLATAAERIADHRARCCLVRGDLLSVPFRKSTFAACRIDRVLQHLHNPGRVVQELVRVLEPGGTLVAFDNDWDTLTLSLDNRHAAAALTRFWSDSFASGRVGKDLATLFSDAGLTDVVAEPRALALTDPEIAEKVFDIPALLDRMNAAGLLNAGEVHEIKEDLARNARRGTFASGYTGYLVRGRKPV
- the nrdD gene encoding anaerobic ribonucleoside-triphosphate reductase, with product MDWSTEQRTTAEKYKKLEDIPESERKYKCHTCHLIVDQNPCPNCGETKLEIMCPLDNCHCSHEMISGIEYCPLCGKPVCPECGSHDVVQISRVTGYLQDVSGWNSGKQQELKDRMRYSVA
- a CDS encoding adenosylcobinamide amidohydrolase — encoded protein: MRYYTKNSTLFVRGAFRAASTGIDGGIRDVTTLFNHTVPADWSHDSPKKEIELVAAAAGIGPCVFGLLTAVPLRHLCVLQYDFVTVFVTAGIREHPPQEAGTINIIVYSSEGMEDSALLEMILVATEAKAEALIAAGRDSGTPTDAVIAACEGEKLHRYAGRITEPGQRLREAVLKGVPEALRRYERGAENEEPAFFIYSRLEGGHWVEWSPVNCPYYPCHFPGQRCDFCYCPFYPCKNEALGDWSVSSSGGKVWSCSRCTLIHEPAVADYLKRYPDAPLDELVQYQKQQKKKIIP
- a CDS encoding DUF1858 domain-containing protein yields the protein MADLTADSTIYDLLQAKPEATEALFKFGMGCVGCAIARGETIREAAEAHGIPLAELLNALGIKE
- the pyrF gene encoding orotidine-5'-phosphate decarboxylase, whose amino-acid sequence is MPDLILALDVTEKKKALAIAEACAPHIDAIKVGYPLALAAGLSIAGDLKKTGLPLIADFKVADIPNTNQLICDQVFLAGFSAIICQGFCGMDSVKACVASARTHHGECYVVAEMSHPGGKEFFSGGIAEQIAANAVIAGADGIIAPATRPDRVAVLRGFVGDKKILSPGVGTQGGSVDSIAELVDGIIVGRSIYDAPDPAAAAQSYAAARRRQKR